The window CCTTCTGCACGGTCGATCCGCGAGCCGTCGACGGAGCAGACGCTGCCGCCGACCGCCTCGAGCACTACATCGACCGCGGCGCTCGTGGGTTCGGCGAGCTCAAAATGGAGATGGATATCGACGACGACCGCCTCGAACCGCTGTATGAGCTCTGTGCGACGTACGAGTTGCCGGTCCTCTTTCACACCGATCAACAGATGATGCGGGACGAGGTCGGCCTCCCGCGACTCGAGAACATACTGGCGTCGTACCCCGAGGTTGATTTCGTTGCACACGCCCACGGGTGGTGGTCGCACATGGCCGCTGACGTCGAACCGCAGGATCGCGGGCGGATCCCGGAGGGACCGATTGAAGCTCCTGGCCGTGTCTGGGACTTGCTCGCGGCGTACGACAACATCTACGGCGACATCTCCACCCTCGGAGGATGGAACGCGCTCACCCGCGACGAAGCGTACGGACAGGCGTTCCTCGAGTCACACCACGATCAACTCGTCTTCGGGACCGACTATCTCTTTCCCGGCCACCAGATTCCACACTTTGCTATGTTTGAACAGTTCGATCTCGAACTCGATGCGTGGGCGAATATTCGGCATCGTAACATCAAGGGCCTGCTTCGGTGAACTGGCTTCGCGGGTGAAGGCACGCGCTAGCTGATCTCCCCCTCGGTGTCCTCGCCCCAAACGGAGAGGGTTCGAAGATCCCTCAGGCAGTCGAGCAACGTCGTTCGAAAGCGTTTGCCCTTTCGTGCTGCCGATCGCTACTGTTTCGCTGATCAACTCGTGCAGGCGTAGGATTTCAAGCCACAGTCAGTCCAGCGACAATAACGTATCCACCAACAATCACCAGCACGGTGGGAACGAGCCATCGGTCAAGTCGATCAGAGATCCCATCGATAGCGACGCGATACACGAGTAGGAGCGCAGTGAGAAATACGATTCCAGCGGCGATCAAATATACGATGACGATGAGTTGCAACTCTCCTGGTCCAAGGTCGGCAAAAAACGGAACGAACACTGCGATGTTTTCACCGCTAAGTCCGATTCCCGCAACGGTAACCACACCAATACGCCCGACTGAGTTCGGCACAGCCGGTAGTTCTTCAATGGTTGTTTCTGGAGGACGACTGATGAGACCCCACAGACCGATGGTGAGGGGAACGACTCCCAGCAGAAAGGTCCACTCGTACAGGAGTTCAGCCGCGACAATCGCCCCGACAACCGCAGCACTGAGACCGATACAAAAACTCACATAGTGTCCAACAAGCACTTCCCAGAGCTGATAATCGTTATCCGCACAAAACGCACTGATGACGAGTAACGTATCAATATGGGTTACAATGAACAACCACAGGGCCACAAACAAGACTGTCTCCACAGAACACAATGCTAGTCGCACTGAAACCATATATTGGTTTCCTCTCCATCCTACCGTTGTGTCTGCTGTACTGAAAAGCCGTGACCAACGCAGAACGTTCACTCGAGTTCGAACTCGTCAGACGCATCCGTGCGGGACCGACGATCAGTCCGTTCGTCGCTGCGTTCATGGTGCCGTTGTGCATCTTCAAAGTCTTCGTCGCAAGGAGTCGATCAAGTCGCCGTTCAAATTCGTCATCAGTGAGTTCGCCCCGTGCATACCGCGAACGCAATTCTTCCAGCGCAGTTTCTTCCGCACTCACTTCACCAGTTGCCGACTCGTTTGCAGTCTCTTGATTTTGGTAGTACTCGAGAAGTCCCAGTGCAAGCGGCAACACTCCAGCGAAGCCAACGACAAACGTGATCTAAAAGAACTCGAACCCAAGCGCTAACAGCCCAAATCCGACTGTGAACGTTACAATCGAGATGATGCCGACAATCACCGTCGATAGTGGGTCGCCTCCGGGCCCGTGGCTTTTTGAGTCGCTTGTCCCCATCTATGCACCTCATATCATCTGTCGCGTCACTTCATATTTGTCATAGGTTGGGAGATACCTCGTGATGATCAGATACCGCAACGATGTGGTGGAACGCATCGCCACGCGAATGGCGACCCGGACGAGTCGATGGTAACTGAATCTTAGCTATTTGAGACTTCCAAATAAGGAAGGGCGGTGCTTTTCGGTGACAAGGTAGGAGTACACACTATGAATTTGCCTGAGATAGATTCGGCTGTGTTCTTTGGGTTAATTACAATGGTCACCTGGGGAATCTGGGTGGTCCTGGGCAACGCTGCCTCGGAGTCTATTGACCCGAGGACGGCCGCCGCGATCTCCTATCTTGTTGCGGCTCCTCTTGCACTCGGCTACATTCTCGTTTCAGACGCGTCGCTTGTTATTACGGCGAGAGGCGGACTGCTCGCTGGCGTGGCCGGATTGTTCACCGGAATCGGTCTGATTTCGATGTACATCGGTCTTTCGGGAGGGTCAACAACCGTCGTCTCGACTCTTAGCGCGATGTATTTCGTCGTCGCGGCGCTCATCGGTGTGGTCATCCTTGGAGACGAAGTTACGATAACGAGAGTGGCTGGAATAGCGTTCGCCATTCTTGGTGTCATCCTGGTTTCCCAGTGAATTACCTCGGTGTCAGGCCCCGAGGTATTCCCCTGTGTCGCTGACACATTCACCTTCCAATCCACCTGTCTCCGTCTACACTCGTCGCCGGGCTGGATTTGCGCTTGCCTCTCGCACGCTTCGCCCACCTATCACCATCTAGTAACTGGTAGAAATCGCGTCCGAGATATAGTAACAACTGGCCCTGTTGAGGCCCTATTATTCAGCTATGTTCTCGTCTGAAACAGTCGGTCAATGAGAACTGCTTATTGGCCGCTGGTATTCCTACCAATTAGCGCATCTGTTCGAAGAGTCTGAGGAATACACAGCGCGAATGAACCAATCAAATAGATGGGCTCAGTTTTCGGGTAAGTCGTCCAGTAGGCCGTATTTAACCCGGTAACATACAGCCCCCACCGAAGATCCGACGCCGAGGCTGTGTGACGTTTCTCGATCATCCAAACTGAGAAGCAACTGGCCAACCCACATTCCCAGTATTAACGCCCACCGTCGAACACGTGACCGGCGAATACCCCCGATATCCCGGTCGTACAGCATTCGATAGACAACGGCACTCGCAATGCCGACAAAAAACCAACCCGTCCGTACGGTTGGGATATCGACCTCTTCAATCACTTCGGCTGCGAACGTCGTTTGAAGTTCTGCGGCATCAATTTCCTGTTCGTCAATGGCACAACTCTCTGGCACTCTGATTTCGTCTAACGATCCGTCATGACGTAATTGTTCAATCCGAGCAGACTCTCTTCGGAACAGAAGTATTAGACCCACAACTGCGAGGTTTCCAAAGAAGTCGAAGATTGCATGGGTCCGGCGTGAGACCATGACTGTGATCAACACACCCATTCTAATAACGTTATTGAGGGCCGTTCCGTCCCTGCTGAATGCGGTGCGCATGTCGGTCACGCTGATATTGATATGGTTAGCGAACGGACTCACCGTCTCGACTGCATCGAACGTACACAGCCTCAGCGGATGGTCGTGCTGTATATCCCCTCTGATTATAGTAGACACTGCAAGTCACTGCACACCTGATCGCCAGCCTGCTCGGCGATCAGTGTGTAACTAGTTGCAGGTGTTACTATAGGTTCACTAACGAGTTGATTGTGAATCGACCGATCCGGTCATCCTGAAGTTGGGGGTTTGACACTTATTGGGAGCACTTAGATGACGTCACTTGATCTGAATCGAAGATACCCGATTGCAACCGGAACGATGAACCACAGAGCGAATACGATGACACTCACCCACTCTTGTAGCAATAGTGGTTCTCCCGTCGACAACTCTCTTGTCCAGAGTACATCCATAATAATTCCTATTGCTTCGTGTGGCGCAAGGTTCTCGATGAACCCAATCCAGGCAGGGGACGTCTCAGACACCTCACCGTGGATTGCCCAGTAGAGAACGTCACCAATCACGTACAGCGCGAAATACACAGTCAAAAAGAGGCCAGTCAACACTGCGAGAACTCGACGGGAGGTCGCAAGGGCTGCCGAAACCGACACGCCGATCACTGTATATAGAATTCCGTTTGTAAGGTTGCCGACCAGAAATTGCCCATACTCGGAGAGAGCGAAGGACCCATAGATGACGTACAGAAACGGAATCACCAACATGTACCCAATGAACACCGGAACGAACAGCGCCAGGGTACGCCCCACAGTTTTACCGAGCAACAGTTCTGCTCGACTCACCGGAAGGCTGAGGAGAACGTGAATACTTCCTGATTCGCGCTCGCCGACAATTGCGGGATAACTGAGCAAAACTGCGACGATTGGAATGAGTAAGCTCATCGTTCCGAACGCCGCACCGACGCCCTCCTCGAACGTTGGGTCGCCGAAGATCTGCTGCATCGAACTCAGAGTGAACGTGACAAGGAGAAATCCGACTGCCAACAAGACGAACGTGTTCGACCGGATTGAATCGGCAACGTCCTTGCGGGCAATTTCGTGCCACGTCATGCTTTGACCTCTTCGGTAGTGTACGCTGCAAATAGGTCTTCCAGTGACGTCTCGTTGGTATTGACCGACAGGATTCGACCTTCCACTTGACAAAGTTGACTGAGCACCTCGTTTGTGGCGTCGATATCTTCGAGAACCAGTTCGAGCTTTCGGTCATCCGTGTTCACGGCGGTGACTGCATCGAGATGTTGTACACGGTGGACAGCACGGGCGGCTGCATCGTCAAACTCGATCTGTACTGTGTTCGTCTCTTCAGTTCTGGATCGAAGTCCGGAAATCGTGTCTTCAGCCACGAGTCTCCCACTGTCGAGAATCCCGACCCGGTCACAGATCCGTTCCACTTGGCCAAGGATGTGACTGGAAAAGAAGACTGTCACACCCTTTTTAGTCTCGGTCTGAATGAGTTCGCGCATTTGTCGTGCACCGTTTGGGTCCAGTCCACTCGTGGGCTCGTCTAAGACGAGAAGTTCGGGGTCTCCGACGAGTGCCATCGCAAGTTTGAGTCGCTGTCTCATTCCGGTGGAGAACCCGCGAACCCGCTGATCGAGTGTGGTTTCCAGCCCGACACGCTCACAGAGGGATTCTGGATCGTCGTCGGCGTTTTTGATCCGAGCCACGAATTCGATGTGCTCTCGTGCTGTGAGATTGTCGTAGAGCTGGCCGTGGCTTGGAAGGACGCCAATTCGATTCCGCGGAGATGGCGACCCAGGATCGACTTCCTCACCGAATAACCGAATTCTGCCGCTGGTAGGTCGGACGAGCGACAACAGCATGTGGATCGTCGTGGTCTTTCCGGCCCCATTCGGTCCGAGAAAGCCGTATACCTCGCCTTTTCGGATGGAGAGGTTGAGATCCCGTACTGCGGCGAGATCACCGAATTCCTTGGTGAGTTGCTCCGTTTCGAGTATGGGTTCACTTGCTACCATCTCAGTCGTCAGTTACCTCTCGTGTGAAAAAACCATCATCTACGGTCAAAATCGATTTTGACCGTTCTACCCCATTCCGGGTATGACTGTGACAGTTCCGTTCACTACGGGAGCGTCGAGCGGACATAGATTTGTGTGCCGACGGCGAACCAAATAGCGTATCCGACGCCGTAGAAGAGCATCTGGATGAATCCGGTGAGCGGGTCCCACAGGAGCCAGCTCCCTCCCAATGCAGAGAGCGTCTGTTTGCCAATCTGTGGGAGAAACACGGTGAGTGAAAATCCAACGATGACTATCAGCACGCGAAACCAGTGCAGACTCGTCACAGACCAACTCAATCTGAGCGCCGTCAGCGGGTTGTAGCCTCCCACAACACAAATCTCAGGGGCAAGCCAGAACTTGAAAATGGCGAGCGCCGATGCAGATCCAAATATGAGTGTCGCCGACGCACCATCGTAGATGGACTCGCTTGAAAGACTCGTCCCGGCCAGTTCATCGACCCACGTGAGAGTCGAGAGAAGACCCCAACTAAGAATCGACGCGAGACCGATAGCGACTGCCCCAACAATCAGAACAGCGATGAGTGTTACGACGACGGCGGGTAACCGTCGTTGACTCGTCACGAATAGTTCACGGGCCGACCGTACTGACCCCTGTAAGGCAGCGGTCGTCACGCCCACGACGTACACACGGAGGACAGTCGTGCTTAGTGCAACGTAGAAGGCCACTGCTGTTCCGACCGGCCACGTCTGGGGCATCGTTTCAAGCGCTGGCCACAACAACCAACTGAGAACCGTAACTGCAAAGACCAATACGAGAACTGATGGATGTCGCCACGGCAACGATATCGCCCACAGAATATCGCCAGCGATGGAGCGACGAAACACCTGTAGATCGGTGGATCGACACCGAAGACAGGTACACCCTTCGACGTCGTCGGGTTGTTTGATCGGCTCCATAGTCAGTGTACGTTCAAACGATCAAAATTAGTTTTTATCGAAATCAACCTATTTGGGGAGCCCGGTCGAATATCGGTCACACGATGGGAAAGCTACTTCCGACGTCGTCCGACGCCACCATCAACAGAGAGGAACAGCCTCAACTGCTCTGTATCGATGACGATCTAACGTCCGAAGTTTTTAAAGCGCTTTCTTCAGATACGAGTCAGGACATTTTCGCTCTCCTCAACGAGGAGCCAATGGCTGCACAAGATATATCCGACGAACTCGATCTATCGTTACAGCGAGTTTCCTACCACCTCGACAATCTCCAGGAGTCGGGATTAATTACGGTACTCGATACGTGCTACTCCGAGAAGGGTATGGAGATGGACGTGTACGGTCCACCCGAGACGCCACTCCTTCTATATCTGGGCCCCTCTGACGATAGACCAGGGATGATCGCATCATTCAAACAATTTGTACACGCACTCGGTCCGATTGCTGCTCCAGTTGCTATCGGCCAGGCTCTGGTACGACTTGTGTCGGGTGACGAGTGAGTTATTCAAGGAGCGGAACTACGCAGCCAATACGACAGCTGTGGTTCCTGTCCACCTCAATGTTTTCAGCACTCATTATGTCCAACTCTCGGACTCGGTACCTTCACCTCCGAATTTCGGCCGTCTTTTCTGACAGAATTTCCATATCTCGCTATACCACTGCAAGATACAAGGCGCGAACGTGGAACGGACTGAGGAGCGATCAACGCGGAAGATCGAACGGTCAATACAGGTCAAGCAGGTAACGGACCAGCAATCGATTCCTACGATAGCTATCAAGAGATGCCTGCTGAATATAGAGCATTAGTGCAGCACGACGACTTGGTTTTCAGATTGTAGTTGTGACCCTATAGTCGGTAGAAACCGAGAACAGAAGCCGATCGGTTCGGTAAAGACGTGGAGTTCAGGCGATAACCCATCCGGACACTACGACGAGCCCGCCGACGAGTACCAACACGGAGGGGACGAGCCACCGATCCAGCCAGTCAGGAATGCCGTCGGTAGTGAGGCGAGATACGGTTGCGAGCGCGGCGAGAAACACGACCCCGGCACCGATCAGGTAAACAGTGATGATAAGTATCAGTTCGGCTGGCGAGAGGGTAGCGAAAAATGGGATGAAGAGAGCGATGTTTTCGCCGCTGAGACCCAGTCCTGCGGCGGTCACGACACCGATACGTCCGAGAGAGTTTGGCACGAAGGGCACCTCTTCGACCGTCGTTTCTGGGCGCTGGCGGAGTAGTCCCCATAGTCCCAAGCTGAGGGGAACGAAACCAAGCATGAACGTCCACTCCTGGAGTAGCTCGGCAGCAAGAATCGTCCCGATGACCGCCGCGCCCAATCCGCCACAAAAGCCGACGTAATGCCCAACAAGCACTTCCCAAAGGCGGTAATCGTTGTCCGCACAAAAGGCGCCGATGACGAGTAGCGTGTCAATATGGGTTAGGACGAACAACCACACGCCCACAAGCAGAACAGCTTCCACAGATCCTA of the Natrialba magadii ATCC 43099 genome contains:
- a CDS encoding amidohydrolase family protein, with product MESEPPEPTDETFDTRETIGGEIESDEDNDETDEDDTESDEDNDETDEDDTESDEDNDETDEDDTESDEDNDETDEDDTESDEDDAETDDEPETVDDLPLFDAHTHVIPTEARGRDPLFAEQLVEWMDANSVDRAVVLAFDAPEAYPVQAPSEWVLDEVASYPDRLVPFCTVDPRAVDGADAAADRLEHYIDRGARGFGELKMEMDIDDDRLEPLYELCATYELPVLFHTDQQMMRDEVGLPRLENILASYPEVDFVAHAHGWWSHMAADVEPQDRGRIPEGPIEAPGRVWDLLAAYDNIYGDISTLGGWNALTRDEAYGQAFLESHHDQLVFGTDYLFPGHQIPHFAMFEQFDLELDAWANIRHRNIKGLLR
- a CDS encoding cadmium resistance transporter — encoded protein: METVLFVALWLFIVTHIDTLLVISAFCADNDYQLWEVLVGHYVSFCIGLSAAVVGAIVAAELLYEWTFLLGVVPLTIGLWGLISRPPETTIEELPAVPNSVGRIGVVTVAGIGLSGENIAVFVPFFADLGPGELQLIVIVYLIAAGIVFLTALLLVYRVAIDGISDRLDRWLVPTVLVIVGGYVIVAGLTVA
- a CDS encoding SHOCT domain-containing protein — encoded protein: MLPLALGLLEYYQNQETANESATGEVSAEETALEELRSRYARGELTDDEFERRLDRLLATKTLKMHNGTMNAATNGLIVGPARMRLTSSNSSERSALVTAFQYSRHNGRMERKPIYGFSATSIVFCGDSLVCGPVVVHCNPY
- a CDS encoding EamA family transporter; translated protein: MNLPEIDSAVFFGLITMVTWGIWVVLGNAASESIDPRTAAAISYLVAAPLALGYILVSDASLVITARGGLLAGVAGLFTGIGLISMYIGLSGGSTTVVSTLSAMYFVVAALIGVVILGDEVTITRVAGIAFAILGVILVSQ
- a CDS encoding ABC transporter permease subunit; the encoded protein is MTWHEIARKDVADSIRSNTFVLLAVGFLLVTFTLSSMQQIFGDPTFEEGVGAAFGTMSLLIPIVAVLLSYPAIVGERESGSIHVLLSLPVSRAELLLGKTVGRTLALFVPVFIGYMLVIPFLYVIYGSFALSEYGQFLVGNLTNGILYTVIGVSVSAALATSRRVLAVLTGLFLTVYFALYVIGDVLYWAIHGEVSETSPAWIGFIENLAPHEAIGIIMDVLWTRELSTGEPLLLQEWVSVIVFALWFIVPVAIGYLRFRSSDVI
- a CDS encoding ABC transporter ATP-binding protein → MVASEPILETEQLTKEFGDLAAVRDLNLSIRKGEVYGFLGPNGAGKTTTIHMLLSLVRPTSGRIRLFGEEVDPGSPSPRNRIGVLPSHGQLYDNLTAREHIEFVARIKNADDDPESLCERVGLETTLDQRVRGFSTGMRQRLKLAMALVGDPELLVLDEPTSGLDPNGARQMRELIQTETKKGVTVFFSSHILGQVERICDRVGILDSGRLVAEDTISGLRSRTEETNTVQIEFDDAAARAVHRVQHLDAVTAVNTDDRKLELVLEDIDATNEVLSQLCQVEGRILSVNTNETSLEDLFAAYTTEEVKA
- a CDS encoding ArsR/SmtB family transcription factor; translation: MGKLLPTSSDATINREEQPQLLCIDDDLTSEVFKALSSDTSQDIFALLNEEPMAAQDISDELDLSLQRVSYHLDNLQESGLITVLDTCYSEKGMEMDVYGPPETPLLLYLGPSDDRPGMIASFKQFVHALGPIAAPVAIGQALVRLVSGDE
- a CDS encoding cadmium resistance transporter, whose amino-acid sequence is MTYIGSVEAVLLVGVWLFVLTHIDTLLVIGAFCADNDYRLWEVLVGHYVGFCGGLGAAVIGTILAAELLQEWTFMLGFVPLSLGLWGLLRQRPETTVEEVPFVPNSLGRIGVVTAAGLGLSGENIALFIPFFATLSPAELILIITVYLIGAGVVFLAALATVSRLTTDGIPDWLDRWLVPSVLVLVGGLVVVSGWVIA